One window from the genome of Nicotiana tomentosiformis chromosome 5, ASM39032v3, whole genome shotgun sequence encodes:
- the LOC138891955 gene encoding uncharacterized protein: protein MFFDGAANFEGVGIGAVLILECGQHFPALAKIRFLCTNNMAEYEAYILGIRMAVNMNIKELLVIEDSDLLIHQVQGEWSTKIVKILSYLHCVKELCKKFKKIEFKHVPKIQNEFIDALATLSYSASRQELHRPHQDRNQGSTCILLPCE from the coding sequence atgtttttcgatggagcagcAAACTTTGAAGGAGTGGGGATTGGGGCAGTCCTGATTTTGGAATGTGGACAACACTTTCCAGCATTGGCAAAGATAAGATTCctttgtaccaataatatggctgaatacgaGGCATACATCCTTGGAATCAGAATGGCAGTCAACATGaacatcaaagaacttttggtcatagaaGATTCCGATTTGCtgatacaccaagtccaaggAGAATGGTCAACTAAGATTGTCAAGATACTGTCGTATCTGCACTGCGTGAAGGAACTATGCAAAAAGTTCAaaaagattgagttcaagcacgtCCCCAAAATTCAGAACGAGTTCATTGACGCCCTTGCGACCTTATCATATtcagcatccagacaagaactacatcgaccccatcaagatagaaatcaaggaTCAACATGCATATTGCTTCCATGTGAATGA